The DNA segment ACACCGCGATGGTGAAGTTGCTGAGTAGTATCGTCAGTGCCCCCGTCATCAGCGCCGCCGCGCCGACTTCGAGGTAGCGCCGGCTGTCGGATCCGACGCCGATCGCCCCGCCAGCGAGGAAGATGCCCACCAGCCCAGTGACGTTGTCCGGAATGAACGGTACGACGGCTCCGGAAGCGAACGCCAGTGCGACAGACAGCACCAGCGCGAGCGCGAACGTCTGTACCGAGAAGACACTCCCGATCCGATCCCCGATACGTCCCCGTATCCCGCCGCTGGTCTCGGTGTGTGTCTCGGTCGCGTCCGGCTGTTCGTCCATGATGGCGTCGAGATCGACCTCGCCGACCTCGTCCTCGCGGCTCAGCTGGTCGGTGCGCTCGGCCATGGCTCGTGGTTGACGGGCCAGGTTGATAGGAATTTGCTCTCCGGCGTTTCGGATGCCCGTCGCCAAGAGATGGTTTCAAGTCCGCGCGAGCGGTAACCCGATCCATGCAACCAGGCGACCGGGTTCACGTCGACCGCGGCGAGCAGTCCTACGACGGGGTGTTGTTGCCCTCCTCGACGGACGACAATCTCGTGATCAAACTCGACAGCGGCTACAACGTCGGGATCGACCGTGAGGCCGCCGACGTCGATGTCCAGGAAGCGGGCGTCTACGACATCGAGGGTGCACAGGCCGAGGAGAGCGCATCCGAGATCTCCTTCGACGAGGATCTCCCGACGATCTCGCTCATCTCGACCGGCGGGACGATCGCCTCGACGGTCGACTACCGCACCGGCGCTGTGACCGCACAGTTCGACGCCGAAGACGTGCTCCGTGCCGTACCCGAACTCGCGGGGCTGGCCAACTACCGCGGGCGGGTGGTCGCGAACATCCTCTCGGAGAACATGACGCCCGACGTCTGGCAGGACCTGGCCGAGGCCATCCACGAGGAGATCCAGGCGGGCGCGGACGGCGTCGTCGTCATGCACGGTACCGACACGATGCAGTTCTCCGCGAGCGCGATGGCGTTCATGCTGGAGACGCCGGTCCCGATCGTCTTCACCGGCAGCCAGCGCTCGGCCGACCGTCCCTCCTCGGACAACGTGATGAACGCCGTCTGCGCGGTCGAGGCCGCGAAAAGCGACGCCGCGGAGGTCATGATCTGCATGCACGCGGACGCGTCCGACGAGGTCTGCGCGCTCCACCGTGGGACGCGCGCCCGCAAGAACCACACCTCGCGTCGAGACGCCTTCGGAACCGTCGGCGCGGAACCGCTCGGCGAAGTCGTCTACGAGGACCGCCAGGTCTCGTTCCGCCGCGAGTACCGCGAGCGCGGCGAGGCCAATCTCGAACTGGCCGCTGATCTCGAAACCGAGGTCGAACTGGTGAAGTTCACGCCCGGGACCGATCCGGCCGTGCTCGAAGCCTACGACGACAAGGCCGGAATCGTCCTGGAGGGGACCGGACTCGGCCACGTCAACACAGACTGGATCGAGTACGTCGACGATCTCATCGACGACGGGACGCACGTCGTCATGACAAGTCAGTGTCTGGACGGACGAGTCTGTGATCGCGTCTACGATACGGGCCGCGACCTGCTCGATGCCGGCGTGATCGAAGGCGAAGACATGCTACCTGGAACGGCAAAGGTCAAACTCATGTGGGCGCTTGCCAACGCCGAAGACATCGAGGAGACGATGGGGACCGAACTCGCGGGCGAGATCCAGGACCGATCCGTTCCCTGGACGTAACTTTCCGTCTCGACGCGTTCGCGAGAATGGCCGTCTAGCGCTCTATCCGTCGCCCTGCGGGTCCTCGACGACGACTTCGCCGTCGACGACGTCGACGTTGATCAGCGTCTTGACGTCGTAGTCGGTGTCGTCGAGGTTGTTCTCGCCGCCGACCTTCTTGATCACGGCGACGATGTCGACGATTTCGGCGCCGATCTCCTCGAGCGCGCCGGTGATGCCGGCGAGCGTCCCGCCGGTCGAGAGCACGTCGTCGAGCACGAGCACCTTGTCGCCCTCGTAGACGTCGTTGACGTACATCTCGCTCTCTGAGTAGCCGGTCACCTGCTGGAGCGAGACCTCCCCTTCGAGGCCGTACTTGCGCTTGCGGATGACGACCAGGGGGATGTCGGTCATCAGCGAGAGCGCCGTCGAGATGTGGATCCCCATCGCGGCGGGCGTGACGATCTTGTCGACGTCTTCCAGTTCCGCCTTGCGGATGATCCTGATGACGATCTCGCGCAGCAGTTCCGGTTCGAGCATCGGGACGCCGTCGCTGATCGGGTGGACGAAGTAATGGTAGCCGTCCTTTTCGATGATCGGCGCGTCGAGCATCGACTGCCTGAGGCGGTCCATGTCCGCGCTACTCCCCCAGCCGTTAAAAACTGCCCGTCACGAGGCGACCGTGTTTATGCCTCCCACCTATCGAATAGTAGTCATATTTTTAAGACGTGCAAGATAGAAGGCGCGTATACAGCAATCAGTCAATTCGTGCTCTCGGTTGCGATCGGCGAGTTCGACGCCCAACTCGAGAGAACGGCCGCGAGCGGGACGCTGGTTCGAAACGTGGACGGGGAACGGACGAGGCGATCTCCGAGTAAGAGGCCACAGTTGACTCGCTGGTCCGTATTCCTCAGACAACGCGGTTTGAGATCGAAGTCATCTCCCTCTGAGATTTCTTTGATGATATCGTACACGAACTGGAAATGCTACGCCTCGGGGAAGAACCCCGGTGGCTTCGGCGTCTTCTGGTTCGAGAAGGTCGATCTGGCGAACGAAGAGATAGCCATCTGCAACGGGAGCGACTTCGACACGCCCGAAATCTGGGACTACCTCAACGACGAGGGCCGGACCGCTGGCGTGATGAACATGCTCTCGACGTACCCATCCCAGCCGATCGAGGGGTTCATGATCTTCGGTGGACCGGACGCCGTCGAGGGCGAGTACCGCTCGCTGCCAGTTCTTCTCACGGACGAGGGACTTCCCGCAGGCTCTGATGTAGGCGTCGCGATCTTCGAGGGCCTCGTGGGGCAACAGAGGGATCCCCGTCGATCGTCGGCCCGTCGCGTTCGATGCTCAGGACATCAAGTAGGGTGGGCATGATGTCGACCTGGCGGATCTGCGTGTCGATTTTAGGCATCTAAACACGACTGAGTCAAAGTATTCGAAGCGGCTTCTGTCCGAGAGCGACCGCCGCACCGGAGCGAACTGGCACGAAGCTATCGCTGTCTCACGGAAAAGGTTCCAAGAATGATATGATTGGAATTTAGCTACGATAATTTTTAGTGATTGGACGAAAAATAACACAATATGGAACCCTCCCGGAGACAATGCCTCGGTATGGTGTCGACAGCTGTAGGAGCCTCTCTAGCCGGCTGTGAGTCTATCTCTCTCATGAATAGTAAATCGTCAGGCGGGGATCGGTGCCCAGAATCGATACTACAATGGTGGCCTCTGGAGGTCCACGAAAGCCCGTATCACGGTTTCAGCTTGCAAGTTGAACCGAGAGAAGTTGGGGCAAACGAAGACTTCGTTGTCGAACTCGAAAACACATCTGGAGATCCGAAGACCGTTGGTCGGAGATTTAAATTCGATATTCAGACGGAGGTAGATGGGGTGTGGCGTTCGATATACGAGAAGACGTCCGAGTTCAGCTACGCGAAGTTCGCTCTCGGACTGGAAGCCGGAGAATCGATGCGTTGGTCGTTCAATTCATCGAGTATGAATCATCAGAAGCCTGTCATTTTTTCAAATTGTGCAGAGATTGTGGACGGGAAGTATCGGTTCGTGTTTTCTGGGACGCTTGCCCATAATGAAGATCAAGATCAAAACGGAGACGCTATAGCGACAACCTTCTCCATTTCAACCAATCAATAATAGTAATAGGGCCAGCGACGGCGCGAACAGCGGTTCGGTTTTGTGCTCGTCAAGAAACTCAGCAGTCACGTCCACGCCGTCGAGGTAGTCCAGCAAGAACGACGTATCGAGAACGATCATCGCTCCGCTCGCTCCCGAAGATCACCGTCCAGTTCTCCCCGGACCCGTTCGACTTCCTCGCGAAAGCCCTCGACGTCGCTCATCGCGCCGAACCCCTTCATCACGTCACGCTCGTCGCCGGTAATCCGCAGTATCGTGTCAGTAAAACTCTCGTCGTCGCGCTTGTGGGCCCTGAGGCGCTCGTAGGCCTCTTCGGTGATGGTCAGCGTCTTCGTCCCCATACGTGTACGTTTAGACATACACGTACTTAGTTGTCCGGCGAGGGGCCGCAAGTATGCCCTACTCCGCAGCGAGCACGACCTCGCGCACGTCATCGACGCCGGCCCGTCGGACGACCGCCCGAACGACATCCTGCGCGCCGGCGAGGTTGTCCGAGTCGCCGTCGAGCACGAGCAGGCGGGCGTCCTTGCCCTCGTTGATCTCGCCCGCGTTCAGGCCGACGATGTCGGCACCCGCCCAGGTCGCCATACCGAGCACGTCGCGAGCGGAGACGTCCGCGAGCTTGTTGGCGAACTCCATCTCGCGGAACATCGACGGACTGTTGAGAAAGACGTTGTCGGTCCCCAGCGCGACGGTCGTCCGGTCGAGCAACTCGCGGATCGGCGGGACGCCGACCCCGGTGACGAGATTCGAGCGCGGGCAGACGACGACCGGGGTTGCCTCGTCGTCGAGTCGCTGGTAGTGAATGGGCTCGGGATGGACCATGTGCACGAGGAAATCCGGGTCGAGGTCCATCGCGGGGTTGATGTCGGCGCTGTCGCGCTCGCCCGCGTGGATGCCGAACAGCTTGTCGGCCCGCCGGGTCGCGTTTCGCTCGGCGTCGAAATCCGCGTCACGAGCGCCGCTCGCGCCGAACCCGTCGCTCGCGTGCATCGCATCGACGGTTTCGCGGCCGAGGACGACGCTCTCGATTGCGAGCCCCTCAAGCGCGTCTTCGAGCATCTCGACGCCCTCGACGCCGCCCTCGCGGAACTCGATGAACGCGCCAGTGCCCGACTGTTCCATGAACTGCAGCGAACGCCGCATGGCCGAGACGGTCTCCTCGCGTGAGGCTTCCCGCAGGAGTCGGTGTTTCAGCCCGTCCGGGGGCGCGACGAGTTCGTCCAGCGAGAGTCCCGCCCCTGCCTCCTTGGCGATCGAGTCGCCGATGTGGGTGTGGGCGTTGACGAACGCCGGCAGCACGATCGCATCGCTGTCGGTGGCGGTCTCCTCGACGGCCGCGATCTCGCCGTCCTCGATTACCACTCGGCCCTCGATCGGCTCGAACGCCCGCCCCGTCAGAATCGTTCCTTCGATGTCCATACGGGTCAGTGGGTCGGCCCGGCCTTGAACCCTACTGGAACTCGTCCAGTGTCGCGTGGATCCCGGACCGGACGTCGCTGACCAGCGTCTCCTCGACGTCGAGGCCGAGCACCCGCACGGCGGCGTCACCGACCCGATCCTGCGCGTCCCGGGGTGCGTAGACGCCGAGTCGCCACTGGTCGTACTGGGCGGCCCGCAGCGCCTGCACCAGCGTCGACTGCTCTTCGAGTCGGCGGACCTCCCCGCCGACGATCACCCGACTGGAGGTCTCTTTCAGCTCCGGTTTCTCTGGCACGTCGAGGATCACGTGCCCGGGATCGATGTCGGCCTCCGTGGCGATATCGTCCTCCAGCCGGCGGATCTCGTCGTGATCTGCATCGAGCAGATCGTCGGGCACGGCGTCCATCTCCGCCCAGACCGCGCGCTTGAACAGGTCGCGGTAGCTCAGCCGCTCGCCGTAGCCCTCGGTCGCGTCGTTCGACCGCAGCGCGACCAGCAGGTCCTTGTCGTCCATCCGGCGGAGTCGCTCCGGATCGACGGCCGTCTCCGCGAGCAGGCGCTCGGCCCCGCGTCGCAACATCGCCTTCGCGATCCGGGCGACGTGGTGGTTGTACACCGTCGGCGTCATCAGCGCGCGAGCGAGCAGGAGACTCTCGGCGGTCTGAACGTTGCCCGCCGCCAGCACGAGGTCACCGTCGACGAATCGCAACTCCCGGACCAGCCGGCCGTGGTCGATCGTCCCGTAGGGAACGCCGGTGTGGTGGGCGTCCCGCGCGAGGTAGTCCATCCGGTCGACGTCCAGTTCGCCGGAGACGAGTTGCCCGAGTTCCCCTTCGCCGGCCACCATATCCGCCACTCGATCGGGATTGAGACCGTGTTCGGAGAGGATCCGGGCGACCGCACCTCCACCGAGCAGGTCGTGGACCTCGTCGTGGTACTTGCCGGTGTGGCGATGGATGAGGTCCTCGACGTTGTGGCTATACGGGCCGTGACCCACGTCGTGGAGCAGAGCCGCCGCGCGGACCCGTTCGGCCTGCTGGCCCTCGATGCCGAGATGCGAGAGCGCGCGGCTGGCCAGGTGGTAGACCCCCAGCGAGTGCTCGAAGCGGGTGTGGTTCGCGGAGGGGTAGACGAGCGTCACAGTCCCCAACTGAGAGATGTGTCGGAGTCGCTGGAGCGGCGCGGTGTCGAGCAGGTCCAGCGCGACGCCCTCGACCTCGATGTAGTCGTGGACGCTGTCCTTGATCGTCTTCATCGTCCGGACGTACGGTCGCTCCCGACAAAAGGCTCGGCCAGCTACGCGACCGACTGCAACAGCCCGAGCAATCCCTCGCGGGTCGCGTTACCGGCTTTGACGGCTTCGTCGGGCGTCCGCCCGCTCTTCGAGACGGTCGTGATCGCTTCGTCCGGTCCGTAGCCGCGGGCGGAGACGAGCCAGGCCGCCAGGACGTGCCCCGTCCGGCCGATGCCGGCCAGACAGTGGACGACGATCGATTCGCCGACACTGTCGGCCTGCTCCAGCACCGCAAGCGCTTCCCGGAGTGTGGCTTTGTCGGCGAGTTGGTGGTCAGTGATCGGAACGTGTGCGACGCGCCCGGGGCCGAAGACGTCCCGATACCGATCGAGGTCGATGCCCGTTCGCTCTAGTTGGGCATCGGTCAGCAGACAGAGGACGCGCTCGACCTCGCGCTCGCGGACGAACTCCAGCCACTCACCGACCGGGTCCTCGCTATCGGCACGCCAGGTCGGGGCCGCGGAGCCGTAGACGATCGATTCCTCGGGGGCGGCGGGACCGAACCGATAGGGTGCGGCCATCGCTTTCCCGTAGGGGGTCCGGCCACCGCAAC comes from the Halapricum desulfuricans genome and includes:
- the gatD gene encoding Glu-tRNA(Gln) amidotransferase subunit GatD; translation: MQPGDRVHVDRGEQSYDGVLLPSSTDDNLVIKLDSGYNVGIDREAADVDVQEAGVYDIEGAQAEESASEISFDEDLPTISLISTGGTIASTVDYRTGAVTAQFDAEDVLRAVPELAGLANYRGRVVANILSENMTPDVWQDLAEAIHEEIQAGADGVVVMHGTDTMQFSASAMAFMLETPVPIVFTGSQRSADRPSSDNVMNAVCAVEAAKSDAAEVMICMHADASDEVCALHRGTRARKNHTSRRDAFGTVGAEPLGEVVYEDRQVSFRREYRERGEANLELAADLETEVELVKFTPGTDPAVLEAYDDKAGIVLEGTGLGHVNTDWIEYVDDLIDDGTHVVMTSQCLDGRVCDRVYDTGRDLLDAGVIEGEDMLPGTAKVKLMWALANAEDIEETMGTELAGEIQDRSVPWT
- a CDS encoding HD domain-containing protein gives rise to the protein MKTIKDSVHDYIEVEGVALDLLDTAPLQRLRHISQLGTVTLVYPSANHTRFEHSLGVYHLASRALSHLGIEGQQAERVRAAALLHDVGHGPYSHNVEDLIHRHTGKYHDEVHDLLGGGAVARILSEHGLNPDRVADMVAGEGELGQLVSGELDVDRMDYLARDAHHTGVPYGTIDHGRLVRELRFVDGDLVLAAGNVQTAESLLLARALMTPTVYNHHVARIAKAMLRRGAERLLAETAVDPERLRRMDDKDLLVALRSNDATEGYGERLSYRDLFKRAVWAEMDAVPDDLLDADHDEIRRLEDDIATEADIDPGHVILDVPEKPELKETSSRVIVGGEVRRLEEQSTLVQALRAAQYDQWRLGVYAPRDAQDRVGDAAVRVLGLDVEETLVSDVRSGIHATLDEFQ
- a CDS encoding protein-tyrosine phosphatase family protein; its protein translation is MAAPYRFGPAAPEESIVYGSAAPTWRADSEDPVGEWLEFVREREVERVLCLLTDAQLERTGIDLDRYRDVFGPGRVAHVPITDHQLADKATLREALAVLEQADSVGESIVVHCLAGIGRTGHVLAAWLVSARGYGPDEAITTVSKSGRTPDEAVKAGNATREGLLGLLQSVA
- a CDS encoding twitching motility protein PilT; its protein translation is MIVLDTSFLLDYLDGVDVTAEFLDEHKTEPLFAPSLALLLLLIG
- a CDS encoding amidohydrolase family protein — translated: MDIEGTILTGRAFEPIEGRVVIEDGEIAAVEETATDSDAIVLPAFVNAHTHIGDSIAKEAGAGLSLDELVAPPDGLKHRLLREASREETVSAMRRSLQFMEQSGTGAFIEFREGGVEGVEMLEDALEGLAIESVVLGRETVDAMHASDGFGASGARDADFDAERNATRRADKLFGIHAGERDSADINPAMDLDPDFLVHMVHPEPIHYQRLDDEATPVVVCPRSNLVTGVGVPPIRELLDRTTVALGTDNVFLNSPSMFREMEFANKLADVSARDVLGMATWAGADIVGLNAGEINEGKDARLLVLDGDSDNLAGAQDVVRAVVRRAGVDDVREVVLAAE
- the hpt gene encoding hypoxanthine/guanine phosphoribosyltransferase — its product is MDRLRQSMLDAPIIEKDGYHYFVHPISDGVPMLEPELLREIVIRIIRKAELEDVDKIVTPAAMGIHISTALSLMTDIPLVVIRKRKYGLEGEVSLQQVTGYSESEMYVNDVYEGDKVLVLDDVLSTGGTLAGITGALEEIGAEIVDIVAVIKKVGGENNLDDTDYDVKTLINVDVVDGEVVVEDPQGDG
- a CDS encoding antitoxin VapB family protein — protein: MGTKTLTITEEAYERLRAHKRDDESFTDTILRITGDERDVMKGFGAMSDVEGFREEVERVRGELDGDLRERAER